A region from the Nocardioides exalbidus genome encodes:
- a CDS encoding carbohydrate ABC transporter permease, translated as MSTSLPTRGGDTETVSPPRPPGPKGQPTGGSERPQWRQRLSRLDHTLAPYLYISPFFLLFLVIGMFPLLYTAWVSVHDWSLLGGKGEFVGLDNYREVLQNPYFTKQLVNTISIFLISSVPQILIALVLAALLDNQLRARTAWRMSILLPFVVSPVAVAIIFGSLYGDRYGLANEILGFVGIDPVSWHTNRLASHVAIATMVNWRWTGYNALIFLAAMQAVPRELYESAAIDGAGRLRQFVSITVPMIRPTMIFIIITSTIGGLQVFAEPRLFDETTARNGGSDRQFGTITMLIYDFGWQLRDLGRASATAWLLFLVICAFAVVNFLLIRRLGRLGTIGGRR; from the coding sequence GTGAGCACTTCCCTCCCCACGCGGGGTGGCGACACCGAGACGGTGTCGCCACCCCGGCCGCCCGGCCCGAAGGGCCAGCCGACCGGCGGCTCCGAGCGCCCGCAGTGGCGGCAGCGGCTGAGCCGCCTCGACCACACGCTCGCGCCCTACCTCTACATCTCGCCGTTCTTCCTGCTCTTCCTCGTCATCGGCATGTTCCCCCTGCTCTACACGGCGTGGGTCTCGGTCCACGACTGGAGCCTGCTGGGCGGCAAGGGGGAGTTCGTCGGCCTCGACAACTACCGCGAGGTCCTCCAGAACCCCTACTTCACCAAGCAGCTGGTCAACACGATCAGCATCTTCCTGATCTCCTCGGTGCCCCAGATCCTCATCGCCCTGGTGCTGGCCGCACTGCTCGACAACCAGCTGCGCGCCAGGACGGCCTGGCGGATGAGCATCCTGCTGCCGTTCGTGGTCTCGCCGGTCGCGGTGGCGATCATCTTCGGCAGCCTCTACGGCGACCGCTACGGCCTGGCCAACGAGATCCTCGGCTTCGTGGGGATCGACCCCGTCTCGTGGCACACCAACCGGCTCGCCAGCCACGTGGCCATCGCCACGATGGTCAACTGGCGCTGGACCGGCTACAACGCGCTGATCTTCCTGGCCGCGATGCAGGCGGTCCCGCGCGAGCTCTACGAGTCGGCGGCGATCGACGGTGCCGGACGGTTGCGCCAGTTCGTCTCGATCACCGTCCCGATGATCCGGCCCACGATGATCTTCATCATCATCACGTCCACGATCGGTGGGCTGCAGGTCTTCGCCGAGCCGCGGCTCTTCGACGAGACGACCGCCCGCAACGGCGGGAGCGACCGGCAGTTCGGCACCATCACGATGCTGATCTACGACTTCGGCTGGCAGCTGCGTGACCTGGGCCGCGCCTCGGCGACCGCCTGGCTGCTCTTCCTGGTGATCTGCGCGTTCGCGGTCGTCAACTTCCTGCTCATCCGACGTCTCGGGCGTCTCGGCACGATCGGAGGCAGGCGATGA
- a CDS encoding extracellular solute-binding protein, whose translation MQTPKSRRVRLATSALVALTLATTAAACGGGGDDASADGTTTITVATFNEFGYEGLIDEWNAANDDIKIKQVKVGTWDDAKANLYTKLAAGSGLSDIEAIEGDAMPAIMAESDAFADLTDPALDGRWLDWKAAAGTNSEGQMIGYGTDVGPEGICYRADLFKKAGLPTDRDEVAKLMGTWDDYFATGDKFVEAMPGAAWYDSSGGLAQAMLNQVANPFETDDGTVDVENPELEAVYTAVTDNVERGLSTRIAQWGDDWNAQFQKDAFATMACPGWMMGIIEGNSEGVDGWDIANVFPGGGGNWGGSFLTVPAQGDHQEEAKKVAAWLTAPEQQAKAFKAVGAFPSQVEAQDSPEVNEATNAFFNDAPIGEITADRAAAITVQPFKGPKYSDILTAFQAAILRVDDGSKDPDASWDQFLADVEALG comes from the coding sequence GTGCAGACCCCGAAGAGCCGGCGAGTACGACTCGCCACGAGCGCACTGGTGGCGCTCACCCTCGCGACGACCGCGGCCGCCTGTGGCGGCGGCGGTGACGACGCGAGCGCAGACGGCACGACCACGATCACCGTGGCCACGTTCAACGAGTTCGGCTACGAGGGCCTGATCGACGAGTGGAACGCCGCCAACGACGACATCAAGATCAAGCAGGTCAAGGTCGGCACCTGGGACGACGCCAAGGCCAACCTCTACACCAAGCTGGCGGCCGGCTCCGGCCTGTCCGACATCGAGGCCATCGAGGGTGACGCGATGCCCGCGATCATGGCCGAGAGCGACGCCTTCGCCGACCTCACCGACCCCGCGCTCGACGGCCGGTGGCTGGACTGGAAGGCCGCGGCCGGCACCAACTCCGAGGGCCAGATGATCGGCTACGGCACCGACGTGGGCCCGGAGGGCATCTGCTACCGCGCCGACCTCTTCAAGAAGGCCGGTCTCCCGACCGACCGCGACGAGGTCGCCAAGCTGATGGGCACCTGGGACGACTACTTCGCCACCGGCGACAAGTTCGTCGAGGCGATGCCCGGCGCCGCGTGGTACGACTCCTCGGGCGGGCTGGCCCAGGCCATGCTCAACCAGGTCGCGAACCCGTTCGAGACCGACGACGGCACCGTCGACGTGGAGAACCCCGAGCTCGAGGCCGTCTACACCGCCGTGACCGACAACGTCGAGCGCGGCCTGTCCACGCGGATCGCCCAGTGGGGCGACGACTGGAACGCGCAGTTCCAGAAGGACGCCTTCGCCACGATGGCCTGCCCGGGCTGGATGATGGGCATCATCGAGGGCAACTCCGAGGGTGTCGACGGTTGGGACATCGCCAACGTCTTCCCCGGCGGCGGCGGCAACTGGGGCGGCTCGTTCCTGACCGTCCCGGCCCAGGGTGACCACCAGGAGGAGGCCAAGAAGGTCGCTGCCTGGCTGACCGCGCCCGAGCAGCAGGCCAAGGCCTTCAAGGCGGTGGGAGCGTTCCCCAGCCAGGTCGAGGCCCAGGACTCGCCCGAGGTCAACGAGGCGACCAACGCCTTCTTCAACGACGCGCCGATCGGTGAGATCACCGCCGACCGTGCCGCCGCCATCACCGTGCAGCCCTTCAAGGGTCCGAAGTACTCCGACATCCTCACGGCCTTCCAGGCGGCCATCCTCCGGGTCGACGACGGCTCGAAGGACCCCGACGCCTCGTGGGACCAGTTCCTGGCCGACGTCGAAGCACTGGGCTGA
- a CDS encoding glutamine amidotransferase, whose amino-acid sequence MKPFLFLGTRAEDDVAQQEYDAVLAGCGLRPDELVRVRLEQGPLAPVDLDDWSGVILGGGPFNVSDPEESKSPAQRQAEADLHDLAVRAVAADFPFLGACYGIGVLGSLGGGIVDRTWGEPICALPVRLTDEGRADPLLGTMPPEFTAYLGHKEAVSRLPEGAVLLASTDTCPVHAFRIGLNVYATQFHPELDAVAICDRIDAYSSHGYYEPHEQERLKAEARDALVTEPVRLLARFVELYAR is encoded by the coding sequence GTGAAGCCCTTCCTCTTCCTCGGCACCCGCGCGGAGGACGACGTCGCCCAGCAGGAGTACGACGCCGTGCTCGCCGGCTGCGGCCTGCGACCGGACGAGCTGGTGCGGGTGCGCCTCGAGCAGGGGCCGCTCGCGCCGGTCGACCTCGACGACTGGTCGGGCGTGATCCTCGGTGGCGGGCCCTTCAACGTCTCCGACCCCGAGGAGTCGAAGTCGCCCGCCCAGCGTCAGGCGGAGGCCGACCTCCACGACCTCGCCGTGCGCGCGGTCGCGGCCGACTTCCCGTTCCTCGGCGCCTGCTACGGCATCGGCGTGCTCGGCAGCCTGGGCGGTGGGATCGTCGACCGGACCTGGGGCGAGCCGATCTGCGCGCTGCCGGTGCGGCTGACCGACGAGGGGAGGGCCGACCCGCTCCTCGGCACGATGCCGCCCGAGTTCACGGCCTACCTCGGCCACAAGGAGGCCGTGTCGCGACTGCCCGAGGGCGCGGTCCTGCTCGCCTCGACCGACACGTGCCCGGTGCACGCCTTCCGGATCGGGCTCAACGTCTATGCCACGCAGTTCCACCCCGAGCTCGACGCGGTCGCGATCTGCGACCGGATCGACGCCTACAGCTCGCACGGCTACTACGAGCCGCACGAGCAGGAACGGCTCAAGGCCGAGGCGCGCGACGCGCTGGTGACGGAACCGGTCCGGCTGCTCGCCCGGTTCGTGGAGCTGTACGCCCGCTGA
- a CDS encoding CaiB/BaiF CoA transferase family protein, with amino-acid sequence MTYELGQGTGPLRGVGVVEVAGIGPGPHACMLLADLGADVIRIDRPGGGMFAAGRADLLNRGRPSVALDLKKPEAVATVLDLVERADVLVEGMRPGAIERMGLGPDVCLERNPRLVFGRMTGWGQDGPWSQVAGHDMNYIGITGALDGLGQDPGRPHFPGNLLGDFGGGSTYLVIGILAALLEARSSGRGQVVDAAIVDGTAHLNAIASSFVAMGIASGRRREGMLDGGAPWYDVYETSDGRHVSVGALEPQFWAALVERIGVDLPDRDDPANAGAIRDALTARFRERTQAEWSEVFDGTDACVAPVVPLADAPAHPHLAARGTFVAPDGVTQPAPAPRFSRTQATLGQAPGLPGEHTREALAAWGIDGVDALLESGAAVQT; translated from the coding sequence ATGACGTACGAGCTGGGGCAGGGGACGGGGCCGCTGCGGGGCGTGGGGGTGGTGGAGGTCGCGGGCATCGGGCCGGGTCCGCACGCGTGCATGCTGCTGGCCGACCTGGGTGCCGACGTGATCCGCATCGACCGCCCGGGCGGTGGGATGTTCGCCGCAGGTAGGGCCGACCTGCTCAACCGGGGCCGTCCGAGCGTCGCGCTGGACCTGAAGAAGCCGGAGGCCGTGGCGACCGTGCTCGACCTCGTGGAGCGGGCCGACGTGCTGGTCGAGGGGATGCGTCCCGGAGCGATCGAGCGGATGGGGCTCGGGCCGGACGTGTGCCTGGAGCGCAACCCGCGCCTGGTGTTCGGGCGGATGACCGGCTGGGGCCAGGACGGCCCGTGGAGCCAGGTCGCGGGCCACGACATGAACTACATCGGCATCACCGGCGCCCTCGACGGGCTCGGCCAGGATCCCGGCCGCCCGCACTTCCCGGGCAACCTCCTCGGCGACTTCGGCGGCGGGTCGACGTACCTCGTCATCGGGATCCTCGCCGCCCTCCTCGAGGCACGCTCCAGCGGCCGTGGTCAGGTCGTCGACGCCGCGATCGTCGACGGCACCGCCCACCTCAACGCGATCGCGTCGAGCTTCGTGGCCATGGGCATCGCGAGCGGGCGCCGTCGCGAGGGGATGCTCGACGGCGGCGCGCCCTGGTACGACGTCTACGAGACGTCGGACGGCCGCCACGTCAGCGTCGGGGCCCTCGAGCCACAGTTCTGGGCCGCGCTCGTCGAGCGGATCGGCGTCGACCTGCCCGACCGCGACGACCCTGCCAACGCCGGGGCGATCCGCGACGCCCTCACCGCACGCTTCCGGGAGCGCACGCAGGCCGAGTGGTCCGAGGTCTTCGACGGCACCGACGCCTGCGTCGCACCCGTCGTACCCCTCGCCGACGCGCCCGCCCACCCGCACCTCGCCGCCCGCGGCACCTTCGTCGCGCCCGACGGCGTCACCCAGCCGGCTCCCGCACCGCGCTTCTCGCGCACGCAGGCCACCCTCGGCCAGGCTCCCGGCCTCCCCGGCGAGCACACCCGCGAGGCCCTCGCCGCCTGGGGCATCGACGGCGTCGACGCCCTCCTCGAGTCCGGCGCGGCCGTCCAGACGTGA
- a CDS encoding GH1 family beta-glucosidase, whose protein sequence is MTVQSTPAATVDHRGRLSFPSDFVWGMATASYQIEGAVAEDGRTASIWDTFSRVPGAVMNGDTGDVAVDHYHRMREDVAIMADLGATSYRFSVAWPRVRPDAGAVNPAGLAFYDRLVDELLSHGIAPWLTLYHWDLPQVLEDAGGWTNRDTAHRFVDHAVSVHEALGDRVPTWTTLNEPWCSAFLGYSAGHHAPGRQEGAAGLVAGHHLLLAHGMAVQELRSRGADRLGISLNLTVPDPSDPTDPVDVDAARRIDSLHNRFFLDPIFRGAYPADLLDDTAGLTFDGRPWVDVVRDGDLDVISAPIDVLGVNYYHGNEVSGHPRTDVVGIGSDQPDRVALSPFVGSEHVTFPSRGLPVTDMGWEIQPEGLHRLLRRLHDDYPHLPIYLTETGAAFADRPDDDGEVRDPDRIAFLDAYLRAVHLAVEEGVDVGGFFHWSYCDNFEWAFGYAKRFGLVHVDYATQVRTPKSSARWYADLARTGVLRPADATDH, encoded by the coding sequence ATGACCGTCCAGAGCACCCCCGCCGCCACCGTCGACCACCGTGGTCGGCTGAGCTTCCCCTCGGACTTCGTCTGGGGGATGGCCACCGCCTCCTACCAGATCGAGGGAGCCGTGGCCGAGGACGGCCGCACCGCCTCGATCTGGGACACCTTCTCCCGCGTCCCGGGCGCCGTGATGAACGGCGACACCGGCGACGTCGCGGTCGACCACTACCACCGGATGCGCGAGGACGTCGCCATCATGGCCGACCTCGGGGCGACGTCGTACCGCTTCTCGGTCGCCTGGCCGCGCGTGCGGCCCGACGCCGGCGCGGTCAACCCGGCCGGGCTCGCGTTCTACGACCGCCTCGTCGACGAGCTGCTCTCCCACGGCATCGCACCGTGGCTGACGCTCTACCACTGGGACCTCCCGCAGGTGCTCGAGGACGCCGGCGGCTGGACCAACCGCGACACCGCGCACCGCTTCGTCGACCACGCCGTCTCGGTGCACGAGGCGCTCGGCGACCGGGTCCCGACGTGGACGACGCTCAACGAGCCGTGGTGCTCGGCGTTCCTCGGCTACTCCGCGGGGCACCACGCCCCGGGTCGTCAGGAGGGTGCCGCCGGCCTGGTGGCCGGCCATCACCTGCTGCTCGCCCACGGCATGGCCGTGCAGGAGCTCCGCAGCCGGGGCGCGGACCGACTCGGGATCAGCCTCAACCTCACCGTGCCCGACCCGAGCGACCCCACCGACCCGGTGGACGTCGACGCGGCCCGACGCATCGACTCCCTCCACAACCGGTTCTTCCTGGACCCGATCTTCCGCGGTGCCTATCCCGCCGACCTGCTCGACGACACCGCCGGCCTGACCTTCGACGGGCGACCGTGGGTCGACGTCGTCCGTGACGGCGACCTCGACGTGATCTCGGCGCCGATCGACGTGCTGGGCGTGAACTACTACCACGGCAACGAGGTCTCGGGGCACCCGCGCACCGACGTCGTCGGCATCGGCTCCGACCAGCCCGACCGGGTGGCGCTGTCGCCCTTCGTGGGCTCCGAGCACGTCACGTTCCCCAGCCGCGGCCTGCCGGTCACCGACATGGGGTGGGAGATCCAGCCCGAGGGGCTGCACCGGCTGCTGCGCCGGCTCCACGACGACTACCCGCACCTGCCCATCTACCTCACCGAGACGGGCGCGGCGTTCGCCGACCGCCCCGACGACGACGGCGAGGTCCGCGACCCCGACCGGATCGCGTTCCTCGACGCCTACCTCCGCGCGGTGCACCTCGCCGTCGAGGAGGGCGTAGACGTGGGGGGCTTCTTCCACTGGTCCTACTGCGACAACTTCGAGTGGGCCTTCGGCTACGCGAAGCGGTTCGGCCTGGTGCACGTCGACTACGCCACGCAGGTGCGCACGCCGAAGTCGAGCGCACGCTGGTACGCCGACCTCGCGCGCACCGGAGTCCTGCGACCCGCGGATGCCACGGACCACTAG
- a CDS encoding flavin-containing monooxygenase — MSEHVDVLIIGAGLSGIGAAAHLVKDLPGTSYALLERRAVSGGTWDLFRYPGVRSDSDMHTLGYRFRPWRGDTALADGASILDYVRDTAREYGVDRHVRYGHRVTTCSWDSQTARWTVTSDVDGEQRTMTADFLWSCSGYYDYDQGYTPDFEGQERFRGQVVHPQHWPEDLDYAGKRVVVIGSGATAVTLVPAMARAGAAHVTMLQRSPTYVLSVPGKDAVKRRLTKVVGEGPSYAVTRWKNIVLQSALFKVSKSRPALVRKVVRKTNVAMLPPGYAVDTHFNPAYDPWDQRMCLVPDGDLFAAIKDGTASVVTDRIATFTETGLDLASGDRLEADVVVTATGLNLQVFGGAELVIDGEAVKPHETMAYRAMMLSGVPNFAFTIGYTNASWTLKADLVGEYVVRVLKRLRATGTHTVVPVRDESVAEVPLMDFDSGYVQRLVHTLPRQGTEEPWSLKQSYLHDAVRIRTAKLDDGVLTWS, encoded by the coding sequence ATGAGCGAGCACGTCGACGTCCTGATCATCGGGGCCGGGCTGTCGGGCATCGGCGCCGCGGCCCACCTGGTCAAGGACCTGCCGGGGACGTCGTACGCCCTCCTCGAACGGCGCGCGGTGAGCGGCGGGACGTGGGACCTGTTCCGCTACCCCGGCGTCCGGTCCGACTCCGACATGCACACGCTCGGCTACCGCTTCCGGCCGTGGCGCGGGGACACGGCGCTGGCCGACGGCGCCTCGATCCTCGACTACGTCCGCGACACCGCGCGGGAGTACGGCGTCGACCGCCACGTCCGCTACGGCCACCGCGTCACGACGTGCTCGTGGGACTCGCAGACCGCCCGCTGGACCGTCACGTCGGACGTCGACGGGGAGCAGCGGACGATGACCGCGGACTTCCTCTGGTCGTGCAGCGGCTACTACGACTACGACCAGGGCTACACGCCCGACTTCGAGGGCCAGGAGCGCTTCCGCGGGCAGGTCGTGCACCCGCAGCACTGGCCCGAGGACCTCGACTACGCCGGCAAGCGCGTCGTGGTCATCGGCTCCGGCGCGACGGCCGTGACCCTGGTGCCGGCGATGGCTAGGGCCGGCGCGGCCCACGTGACGATGCTGCAGCGCTCCCCGACCTACGTCCTCTCGGTGCCGGGCAAGGACGCGGTGAAGCGCCGCCTGACGAAGGTCGTCGGCGAGGGCCCGTCCTACGCCGTCACCCGCTGGAAGAACATCGTGCTCCAGTCGGCCCTCTTCAAGGTCAGCAAGAGCCGGCCGGCGCTGGTGCGAAAGGTCGTGCGGAAGACCAACGTCGCGATGCTGCCGCCGGGCTACGCCGTCGACACGCACTTCAACCCGGCCTACGACCCGTGGGACCAGCGGATGTGCCTGGTCCCCGACGGCGACCTCTTCGCGGCCATCAAGGACGGCACCGCGTCGGTGGTCACCGACCGGATCGCGACCTTCACCGAGACCGGCCTCGACCTCGCCTCCGGCGACCGCCTCGAGGCCGACGTCGTCGTCACCGCGACCGGCCTGAACCTGCAGGTCTTCGGCGGTGCCGAGCTCGTCATCGACGGCGAGGCGGTCAAGCCCCATGAGACGATGGCCTACCGGGCGATGATGCTCTCGGGGGTGCCCAACTTCGCCTTCACGATCGGCTACACCAACGCGTCGTGGACCCTGAAGGCCGACCTCGTCGGGGAGTACGTCGTCCGCGTCCTGAAGCGGCTGCGCGCGACCGGCACCCACACCGTCGTACCGGTCCGGGACGAGTCGGTGGCCGAGGTCCCGCTGATGGACTTCGACTCCGGCTACGTCCAGCGCCTCGTCCACACCCTGCCCCGCCAGGGCACCGAGGAGCCGTGGTCGCTGAAGCAGAGCTACCTCCACGACGCCGTCAGGATCCGCACCGCGAAGCTCGACGACGGCGTCCTGACGTGGTCGTGA
- a CDS encoding carbohydrate ABC transporter permease: MSRRPGFLVYGLLIAFVLGSAAPLYWSFLLGSQTKEEASQGIPPLLPGGHFIDNAQRVLDSLPFWKALGNSLMVSTVTACSVVFFCTLAGYAFAKLRFRGSGPLMVFVIATMAVPTQLGVVPLFILMSRLGWAGSVWSVVIPWLVTAFGVFFMRQYLVDAVPDELIEAARMDGCSQIRTFLTVAVPAARPAAAILWLFTFMQVWTDFFWPLIALPPDNPTIQVALNQLQSGYFKDFSLVLAGTTLATIPLLVLFVLAGRQLVSGIMQGAVKG; the protein is encoded by the coding sequence ATGAGCCGCCGTCCGGGCTTCCTCGTCTACGGCCTGCTGATCGCCTTCGTGCTCGGCTCGGCCGCCCCGCTCTACTGGTCGTTCCTGCTCGGCTCGCAGACGAAGGAGGAGGCGTCCCAGGGCATCCCACCGCTCCTGCCGGGTGGTCACTTCATCGACAACGCCCAGCGCGTCCTGGACTCGCTGCCCTTCTGGAAGGCCCTCGGCAACAGCCTGATGGTCTCGACGGTCACGGCGTGCTCGGTGGTGTTCTTCTGCACCCTCGCGGGCTACGCGTTCGCCAAGCTCCGCTTCCGGGGGAGCGGCCCACTGATGGTCTTCGTCATCGCCACGATGGCGGTCCCGACGCAGCTCGGTGTGGTCCCGCTCTTCATCCTCATGTCCAGGCTCGGGTGGGCCGGCAGCGTCTGGTCGGTCGTCATCCCGTGGCTGGTCACGGCCTTCGGCGTCTTCTTCATGCGCCAGTACCTCGTCGACGCCGTGCCCGACGAGCTCATCGAGGCCGCGCGGATGGACGGGTGCTCCCAGATCCGCACCTTCCTGACGGTTGCCGTCCCGGCGGCACGACCGGCTGCGGCCATCCTCTGGCTCTTCACCTTCATGCAGGTGTGGACCGACTTCTTCTGGCCGCTGATCGCACTGCCGCCGGACAACCCCACCATCCAGGTGGCGCTCAACCAGCTCCAGAGCGGGTACTTCAAGGACTTCAGCCTGGTCCTCGCCGGGACCACCCTGGCCACCATCCCGCTCCTCGTCCTGTTCGTCCTCGCCGGGCGCCAGCTCGTGTCCGGCATCATGCAAGGAGCCGTCAAGGGATGA
- a CDS encoding LacI family DNA-binding transcriptional regulator — protein sequence MNSTRAVSTGGSPTLDEVARVAGVSRATASRAINGGQRVSPRAQAAVDQAVRTLGYVPNPAARSLVTRRTDSIAVVVPEPDDRVFSDPFFAGTLRGVTRVLGERDIQLVLLLARPGASSARTLRYLTGRHVDGAYVVSHHRDDRLAEHLSDIGLPCIFGGRPWTGGDRVAYVDVDNTAGEREATEHLILSGRTRIGTIAGPSDMTASADRLAGWRLAMTEAGLATDAVAHGDFTEASGVHATRALLERHPDLDGLVVASDLMAAAALRVLAEMGRRVPDDVAVIGFDDLGVAERTTPRLTTVRQPVVAMAERATRLLLDRVDQAEGSHPMRLIIPPTLVHRDSA from the coding sequence GTGAACAGCACGCGCGCCGTCTCGACCGGTGGTTCGCCCACCCTCGACGAGGTAGCGCGCGTGGCGGGGGTCTCCCGCGCGACGGCGTCGCGGGCGATCAATGGCGGCCAGCGGGTCAGCCCCCGCGCACAGGCCGCGGTCGACCAGGCGGTGCGCACCCTCGGCTACGTCCCGAACCCGGCGGCCCGCAGCCTCGTCACCCGGCGTACGGACTCGATCGCCGTCGTGGTGCCCGAGCCCGACGACCGCGTCTTCTCCGACCCCTTCTTCGCCGGCACCCTGCGCGGCGTCACGCGGGTGCTGGGGGAGCGCGACATCCAGCTCGTGCTGCTGCTCGCCCGGCCGGGCGCCTCCAGCGCGCGCACCCTGCGCTACCTCACCGGTCGCCACGTCGACGGCGCCTACGTCGTCTCCCACCACCGCGACGACCGGCTCGCCGAGCACCTCTCCGACATCGGCCTGCCCTGCATCTTCGGCGGCCGGCCCTGGACCGGGGGCGACCGCGTGGCCTACGTCGACGTCGACAACACCGCCGGCGAGCGCGAGGCGACCGAGCACCTGATCCTGTCGGGGCGCACCCGCATCGGGACGATCGCCGGCCCCTCCGACATGACGGCCTCGGCCGACCGCCTCGCCGGGTGGCGACTGGCGATGACGGAGGCCGGCCTCGCCACCGACGCCGTCGCGCACGGCGACTTCACCGAGGCCAGCGGCGTCCACGCCACGCGCGCGCTGCTGGAGCGGCACCCCGACCTCGACGGCCTCGTCGTCGCCTCCGACCTGATGGCGGCCGCGGCGCTCCGGGTGCTGGCCGAGATGGGCCGCCGGGTCCCCGACGACGTCGCCGTGATCGGCTTCGACGACCTGGGCGTGGCCGAGCGCACCACCCCGCGCCTCACGACCGTCCGCCAGCCCGTGGTCGCGATGGCCGAGCGAGCCACGCGCCTGCTGCTCGACCGGGTCGACCAGGCCGAGGGCAGCCACCCGATGCGGCTGATCATCCCGCCGACGCTGGTGCACCGCGACAGCGCCTGA
- a CDS encoding PadR family transcriptional regulator: MALEHALLVALSERPASGLELTRRFERSLGFFWHATHQQIYRVLGRMVDDGWVTVEVVAQEGRPDKKVHTPSDLGRAALREWLAEPLPMETFRSELAVKLRGASYGDRARLASHLATTRAEHVARLAAYELMEREQFPDPTGLDEAARDQWLVLRGGIGLEHFWIDWITDYLEKTA; the protein is encoded by the coding sequence ATGGCCCTCGAGCACGCCCTCCTCGTCGCGCTCAGCGAGCGACCCGCGAGCGGGCTCGAGCTCACCCGGCGCTTCGAGAGGTCGCTCGGCTTCTTCTGGCACGCGACGCACCAGCAGATCTACCGCGTCCTCGGCCGGATGGTCGACGACGGCTGGGTGACGGTCGAGGTCGTCGCCCAGGAGGGCCGGCCGGACAAGAAGGTCCACACGCCGTCGGACCTCGGGCGCGCGGCCCTGCGGGAGTGGCTGGCCGAGCCGCTGCCGATGGAGACCTTCCGCAGCGAGCTGGCCGTCAAGCTGCGCGGTGCGTCGTACGGCGACCGCGCGAGGCTCGCCTCCCACCTCGCGACGACCAGGGCCGAGCACGTCGCCCGGCTGGCGGCCTACGAGCTGATGGAGCGCGAGCAGTTCCCCGACCCCACCGGCCTGGACGAGGCGGCGCGCGACCAGTGGCTCGTGCTCCGCGGCGGCATCGGGCTCGAGCACTTCTGGATCGACTGGATCACCGACTACCTGGAGAAGACGGCATGA